The following coding sequences are from one Comamonas koreensis window:
- a CDS encoding YeaH/YhbH family protein, with protein MALQIIDRRLAGKNKSVGNRERFVRRYKTQIAEAVRRAVAKRDIRHIEQAENITIPRKDIQEPVFHHGQGGVRDTVHPGNTEHVRGDRIARPQGGSGGGGGSQASDSGEGEDDFTFTLTKEEFMELFFEDLALPRLLRTHIASTLQYKTRRAGYSHDGTPHNLAVLRTMRGALGRRIALTKAPHRELKALEDALAELMAQDDGTSEAVAELQQRIAVLQARMGKVAFLDPLDLRFRSRTKVPEPSSQAVMFCVMDVSGSMDQSRKDLAKRFFILLYLFLTRHYEKIEIVFIRHHTQAAEVGEDEFFHSTESGGTVVSSALVLLDQVIRARYPAADWNIYVAQASDGDNFGDDGGNCRSLLADKILPLARYFAYVQVAPDEQSLWQEYSQLLPLFSHFAMRKVAVPGDIYPVFRDLFKKEGVPV; from the coding sequence ATGGCATTGCAAATCATCGACCGCAGGCTCGCCGGCAAGAACAAGTCGGTGGGCAACCGCGAGCGCTTTGTGCGCCGCTACAAGACGCAGATTGCCGAGGCGGTGCGCCGCGCGGTGGCCAAGCGCGATATCCGCCACATCGAGCAGGCCGAGAACATCACCATTCCGCGCAAGGACATCCAGGAGCCCGTCTTCCACCATGGGCAAGGGGGCGTGCGCGACACCGTACACCCGGGCAATACCGAGCATGTGCGGGGCGACCGCATTGCGCGGCCCCAGGGTGGTTCGGGCGGGGGCGGAGGCTCGCAGGCCAGTGACAGCGGCGAGGGTGAGGACGACTTCACCTTCACGTTGACCAAGGAAGAGTTCATGGAGCTGTTCTTTGAAGACCTGGCGCTGCCGCGCCTGTTGCGCACCCACATCGCCAGCACCTTGCAGTACAAGACGCGCCGCGCCGGTTACAGCCACGACGGCACGCCACACAATCTGGCCGTGCTGCGCACCATGCGCGGCGCGCTGGGCCGGCGCATTGCGCTGACCAAGGCGCCGCACCGTGAGCTCAAGGCGCTGGAAGACGCGCTGGCAGAGCTCATGGCGCAGGATGACGGCACCAGCGAAGCAGTGGCCGAGCTGCAGCAGCGCATCGCCGTGCTGCAGGCGCGCATGGGCAAGGTGGCCTTTCTCGATCCGCTGGACCTGCGCTTTCGCAGCCGCACCAAGGTGCCCGAGCCCAGCAGCCAGGCGGTGATGTTCTGCGTGATGGATGTCTCGGGCTCGATGGACCAGTCGCGCAAGGACCTGGCCAAGCGCTTTTTCATCCTGCTGTACCTGTTTCTCACGCGCCACTACGAGAAGATCGAGATCGTCTTCATCCGCCACCACACCCAGGCGGCCGAGGTGGGCGAGGATGAGTTCTTCCATTCCACCGAAAGCGGTGGCACCGTGGTGAGCAGCGCGCTGGTGCTGCTCGACCAGGTCATCCGCGCACGCTACCCGGCAGCCGACTGGAACATCTACGTGGCCCAGGCGAGCGATGGCGACAACTTTGGCGACGACGGCGGCAACTGCCGCAGCCTGCTCGCTGACAAGATCCTGCCGCTGGCGCGCTACTTTGCCTATGTGCAGGTGGCACCGGACGAGCAAAGCCTCTGGCAGGAATACAGCCAGCTGTTGCCGCTGTTCTCGCATTTCGCGATGCGCAAGGTGGCCGTGCCCGGGGATATCTACCCGGTGTTCCGCGATCTGTTCAAGAAGGAGGGGGTACCGGTATGA
- a CDS encoding GNAT family N-acetyltransferase, giving the protein MRNPQPDSFQIRPATVGDVDAMFQVRLAVTENSMTSAELAAAGITPASIAEAIRSAPCAWVATIDGEVAGFAMVDLRSACLFALFVRSGCEGRGLGTALCRAGEQALLAQHEAAWLETAKASRAARLYRHLGWGDERDVGDGDIRLTKRRA; this is encoded by the coding sequence ATGCGCAACCCCCAGCCAGATTCCTTTCAAATCCGCCCTGCCACCGTGGGCGACGTCGACGCCATGTTCCAGGTGCGCCTGGCGGTCACGGAAAACAGCATGACCAGCGCAGAACTGGCCGCCGCCGGCATCACGCCCGCCTCCATTGCCGAGGCTATTCGCAGCGCCCCTTGCGCCTGGGTCGCCACCATCGATGGCGAGGTCGCCGGCTTTGCGATGGTGGACCTGCGCAGTGCCTGCCTGTTTGCACTGTTTGTGCGCAGCGGCTGCGAAGGCCGGGGTCTGGGCACCGCGCTGTGCCGGGCCGGCGAGCAGGCCTTGTTGGCGCAGCATGAAGCAGCCTGGCTGGAGACAGCCAAAGCCAGCCGCGCCGCGCGCCTCTACCGCCACCTGGGCTGGGGCGATGAGCGCGATGTGGGCGATGGCGATATCCGCCTGACCAAGCGGCGCGCCTGA
- a CDS encoding PrkA family serine protein kinase produces MDVISNSAARYVRLREEEMSLDEFLALCQRDPMVYEGAAHRMLAAIGEPEMIDTRNDPHLSRLFANKMIRRYPAFAEFYGMEDSIEQVVSFFRHAAQGLEERKQILYLLGPVGGGKSSIAERLKYLMQKVPFYALKGSPVNESPLALFDPIEDGPVLEEQFGIPRRCLNHVLSPWAVKRLDEYGGDIRQFRVVKRYPSISRQVGVAKTEPGDENNQDISSLVGKVDIRKLENYAQDDTDAYSYSGGLCLANQGLLEFVEMFKAPIKVLHPLLTATQEGNYKGTEGFGAIPFDGIVLAHSNESEWKAFRNNRNNEAFLDRVYIVKVPYCLRVSEEVRIYEKLIRESSLASAVCAPGTLKMMAQFAVLTRLKEPENSSIFSKMQVYDGESLKDTDPRAKSYQEYRDYAGVDEGMSGISTRFAFKILSKVFNYDSTEVAANPVHLMYVLEQQIEREQFPAELETKYTGYIKEYLSPHYAEFIGKEIQTAYLESYSEYGQNIFDRYVTYADYWIQDSEYRDTDTGEVFDRNALNAELEKVEKPAGIANAKDFRNEIVNFVLRARANNQGKNPSWTSYEKLRLVIEKKMFSNTEELLPVISFNAKASAEDARKHEDFVTRMEAKGYTPKQVRLLCEWYLRVRKSS; encoded by the coding sequence ATGGATGTGATCAGCAACTCTGCCGCTCGCTACGTGCGCCTGCGCGAAGAGGAAATGTCGCTCGACGAGTTTCTTGCTTTGTGCCAGCGCGACCCGATGGTCTACGAGGGAGCGGCACACCGCATGCTGGCCGCGATTGGCGAGCCCGAGATGATCGACACGCGCAACGATCCGCACCTCTCGCGTCTGTTTGCCAACAAGATGATCCGCCGCTACCCGGCGTTTGCCGAGTTCTATGGCATGGAAGACTCCATCGAGCAGGTGGTGAGCTTCTTCCGCCATGCCGCCCAGGGCCTGGAAGAGCGCAAGCAGATCCTCTACCTGCTTGGCCCCGTCGGGGGCGGCAAGAGCTCCATCGCCGAGCGCCTGAAGTACCTGATGCAGAAGGTGCCGTTCTACGCGCTCAAGGGCTCGCCGGTGAACGAGTCACCGCTGGCGCTGTTCGACCCCATCGAAGACGGCCCGGTGCTCGAGGAGCAGTTCGGTATTCCGCGCCGCTGCCTCAACCATGTGCTCTCGCCCTGGGCTGTCAAGCGCCTCGATGAATACGGGGGCGATATCCGCCAGTTCCGCGTTGTCAAGCGCTACCCCAGCATCTCGCGCCAGGTGGGCGTGGCCAAGACCGAGCCGGGCGATGAGAACAACCAGGACATCTCGAGCCTGGTGGGCAAGGTCGACATCCGCAAGCTGGAGAACTATGCCCAGGACGATACCGACGCCTACAGCTACTCGGGCGGCCTGTGCCTGGCCAACCAGGGCCTGCTGGAGTTTGTCGAAATGTTCAAGGCGCCCATCAAGGTGCTGCACCCGTTGCTGACCGCAACGCAGGAGGGCAATTACAAGGGCACCGAAGGCTTTGGCGCCATCCCCTTTGATGGCATCGTGCTGGCCCACAGCAACGAGAGCGAGTGGAAGGCCTTCCGCAACAACCGCAACAACGAGGCATTTTTGGACCGGGTCTACATCGTCAAGGTGCCATACTGCCTGCGGGTCTCGGAGGAGGTACGCATCTACGAAAAGCTGATCCGGGAATCGTCGCTCGCCAGCGCGGTCTGCGCGCCCGGCACGCTCAAGATGATGGCGCAGTTTGCCGTGCTCACACGGCTCAAGGAGCCCGAGAACTCCAGCATCTTCAGCAAGATGCAGGTCTACGACGGCGAGAGCTTGAAAGACACCGACCCGCGCGCCAAAAGCTACCAGGAGTACCGCGACTATGCCGGCGTGGACGAGGGCATGTCGGGCATCTCCACCCGCTTTGCCTTCAAGATCCTGTCCAAGGTGTTCAACTACGACAGCACCGAGGTGGCGGCCAACCCAGTGCACCTGATGTATGTGCTGGAGCAGCAGATCGAGCGCGAGCAGTTCCCCGCCGAGCTGGAGACCAAGTACACCGGCTACATCAAGGAATACCTGTCGCCGCACTACGCCGAGTTCATCGGCAAGGAAATCCAGACCGCGTATCTGGAGAGCTACAGCGAGTACGGCCAGAACATCTTTGACCGCTACGTGACCTACGCCGACTACTGGATCCAGGACAGCGAGTACCGCGACACCGACACCGGCGAGGTGTTCGACCGCAATGCGCTCAATGCCGAGCTGGAGAAGGTAGAAAAGCCCGCCGGCATTGCCAATGCGAAAGACTTCCGCAACGAGATCGTCAACTTCGTGCTGCGTGCGCGTGCCAACAACCAGGGCAAGAACCCCAGCTGGACCAGCTACGAGAAGCTGCGCCTGGTGATCGAGAAGAAGATGTTCTCCAACACCGAAGAGCTGCTGCCCGTCATCAGCTTCAACGCCAAGGCCAGTGCCGAGGATGCACGCAAGCACGAGGACTTTGTCACCCGCATGGAGGCCAAGGGCTACACGCCCAAGCAGGTGCGCCTGCTGTGCGAGTGGTACCTGCGTGTGCGCAAGAGCAGCTGA
- a CDS encoding multifunctional CCA addition/repair protein — protein sequence MKTYMVGGAVRDRLLGLPVNDHDWVVVGATPEAMLAQGFVPVGKDFPVFLHPRTHEEYALARTERKSGRGYRGFSIATSPDVTLEQDLARRDLTINAMAAPVNWNGSDPVTDPYGGQADLQARVLRHVTDAFREDPVRILRLARFAARFQDFSVAPETVALMRQMVADGEVDALVPERVWQELARGLMEARPSRMFEVLRDCGALARLLPELDRLWGVPQRADYHPEVDTGIHVMMVLDRAAELDAALPVRWACLAHDLGKGTTPADVLPRHIGHEERSVELARKLQQRLRVPSDCAELALVVAAEHGNIHRSPGIAPAAVVRLLERCDAFRKPERFGQALLACQCDAQGRLGLQDKPYPQRAQLLRLLAAAQAVSTKEVAERAARSGRQGAEIGAMVHDARCQAVAQMVAADAAAGPATGQP from the coding sequence ATGAAAACTTACATGGTCGGCGGCGCAGTGCGGGACCGCCTCTTGGGTTTGCCGGTGAATGACCACGACTGGGTGGTGGTGGGTGCCACGCCCGAGGCCATGCTGGCCCAGGGCTTTGTGCCGGTCGGCAAGGATTTCCCGGTGTTTCTGCACCCGCGCACGCATGAGGAATATGCGCTGGCCCGCACCGAGCGCAAGTCCGGCCGGGGCTACCGGGGTTTCAGCATCGCCACCTCGCCCGATGTGACGCTGGAGCAGGACTTGGCCCGGCGTGACCTGACCATCAATGCCATGGCCGCGCCAGTGAACTGGAATGGCAGCGACCCGGTGACCGACCCCTATGGCGGCCAGGCCGATCTGCAGGCCCGGGTGCTGCGCCATGTGACCGACGCCTTCCGCGAAGACCCGGTGCGCATCCTGCGCCTGGCGCGCTTTGCGGCGCGCTTCCAGGATTTTTCCGTCGCGCCGGAAACGGTTGCGCTGATGCGCCAGATGGTCGCCGATGGCGAGGTCGATGCGCTGGTGCCCGAGCGCGTCTGGCAGGAACTGGCACGCGGCCTGATGGAGGCCCGGCCCTCACGCATGTTCGAGGTGCTGCGCGACTGCGGCGCCCTCGCCCGCCTGCTGCCCGAGCTGGACCGCCTCTGGGGCGTGCCCCAGCGCGCCGACTACCACCCCGAGGTGGATACCGGCATCCACGTGATGATGGTGCTGGACCGCGCCGCCGAGCTGGACGCCGCGCTGCCCGTGCGCTGGGCCTGCCTGGCGCATGACCTGGGCAAGGGCACGACCCCGGCCGATGTGCTGCCCCGCCATATCGGCCATGAGGAGCGCAGTGTGGAGCTGGCCCGCAAGCTGCAGCAGCGCCTGCGCGTGCCCAGCGACTGCGCCGAGCTGGCGTTGGTGGTGGCCGCCGAACACGGCAATATCCACCGCAGCCCGGGCATTGCGCCCGCTGCCGTCGTGCGCCTGCTCGAGCGCTGCGACGCCTTTCGCAAACCCGAACGCTTTGGCCAGGCGCTGCTGGCCTGCCAGTGCGATGCGCAGGGGCGGCTGGGCCTGCAAGACAAGCCCTACCCGCAACGCGCGCAGCTGCTGCGCCTACTGGCCGCCGCGCAGGCCGTCAGCACCAAGGAGGTGGCAGAACGCGCCGCCCGCAGCGGCCGCCAAGGTGCCGAGATTGGCGCGATGGTGCATGATGCGCGCTGCCAGGCGGTGGCACAGATGGTGGCAGCCGACGCCGCCGCAGGCCCTGCTACCGGGCAGCCTTGA
- a CDS encoding PhoX family protein codes for MSAVLTSRRRLLQFLGSAPLLPLSGSLSAAGLLTACGGGGDDDGPTAAFKSVSFSNMAAPNLTNPAAMATTSTTAVMTILYADDSKREVALAYQSFFVTGDMVADGKGGKILAGGYYDINNQPIMDKSVAGSERQFFSDCPDGSSIIQVADAKVDGVKGKPVFAVVQFEYTSKDQSGADAYGTLPSPIAVLTLDQDQDTGKLSLVKYHNVDMSKAHGLWITCGASLSPWNTHLSSEEYEPDAFTAASSAQFKAFSKHVYGNETTANPYHYGHLPEITVNKDGTGTVKKHYCLGRISHELIHVMPDNRTALMGDDYTNGGLFMFVADKEKDLSAGNLYVAHYTEVLTDTSTAKMEWIHLGHATSAEIEALANSLKPADIMESLTTDPQDASYTAVFLDGKAAWLKLKPGMEKAAAFLETHRYANLVGGSMAFTKMEGTTVNIKDKVAYSALANIQTSMINGDKAWNAKHNVTFPKTVKAGGVLAHNLGGGIKDRQGATINSEWVPQQSHMLMMGEDIAADALGNTSNPDKIASPDNLKFSEKMRTLFIGEDSGNHVNNFLWAYNADTKQLSRILSTPAGAESTGLHAVDEANGWTYIMSNFQHPGDWSALHAKIKDQLDPLINANYKNKFGASVGYLTGTPQAVKL; via the coding sequence ATGAGCGCAGTGCTGACCTCGCGTCGCCGTCTTTTGCAATTTCTGGGCAGCGCACCATTGCTGCCCTTGTCCGGCTCCCTGTCTGCAGCAGGCCTGCTGACCGCCTGCGGCGGCGGTGGTGATGACGATGGCCCGACGGCGGCCTTCAAGTCGGTGAGCTTCTCCAACATGGCAGCGCCCAACCTGACCAACCCCGCAGCGATGGCGACCACCTCGACCACCGCGGTGATGACCATCCTCTACGCCGACGACAGCAAGCGCGAAGTGGCGCTGGCCTACCAATCCTTCTTTGTCACCGGCGACATGGTGGCGGACGGCAAGGGCGGCAAGATCCTGGCGGGTGGCTACTACGACATCAACAACCAGCCCATCATGGACAAGTCCGTGGCCGGCAGCGAGCGGCAGTTTTTCTCTGACTGCCCCGATGGCTCCTCGATCATCCAGGTCGCCGATGCCAAGGTCGACGGCGTCAAGGGCAAGCCCGTGTTTGCCGTGGTGCAGTTCGAGTACACCTCCAAGGACCAGTCGGGCGCCGATGCCTATGGCACCCTGCCCTCGCCCATCGCCGTGCTGACCCTGGACCAGGACCAGGACACCGGCAAGCTGAGCCTGGTCAAATACCACAACGTCGACATGTCCAAGGCCCATGGCCTGTGGATCACCTGCGGCGCCAGCCTCTCGCCGTGGAACACCCATTTGTCCAGCGAAGAGTACGAGCCCGATGCCTTCACCGCTGCCAGCTCGGCCCAGTTCAAGGCCTTCAGCAAGCACGTGTACGGCAACGAGACCACGGCCAACCCTTACCACTACGGCCACCTGCCCGAGATCACCGTCAACAAGGACGGCACCGGCACGGTCAAGAAGCACTACTGCCTGGGTCGCATCTCGCACGAGCTGATCCATGTGATGCCCGACAACCGCACCGCGCTGATGGGCGATGACTACACCAACGGCGGCCTGTTCATGTTCGTGGCCGACAAGGAAAAAGACCTGTCCGCTGGCAACCTGTACGTCGCGCATTACACCGAAGTGCTGACCGACACCTCGACCGCCAAGATGGAGTGGATCCACCTGGGCCACGCCACCAGCGCCGAGATCGAAGCGCTGGCGAACAGCCTCAAGCCGGCCGACATCATGGAGTCGCTGACCACCGACCCGCAGGATGCCAGCTACACCGCAGTGTTCCTGGACGGCAAGGCCGCCTGGCTCAAGCTCAAGCCCGGCATGGAAAAGGCAGCCGCTTTCCTCGAAACCCACCGCTATGCCAACCTGGTGGGCGGCTCGATGGCGTTCACCAAGATGGAAGGCACCACCGTCAACATCAAGGACAAGGTGGCCTACTCGGCACTGGCCAACATCCAGACCTCGATGATCAACGGTGACAAGGCCTGGAATGCCAAGCACAACGTGACCTTCCCCAAGACCGTGAAGGCCGGCGGCGTGCTGGCCCACAACCTGGGCGGCGGCATCAAGGACCGCCAGGGCGCCACCATCAACAGCGAATGGGTGCCACAGCAATCGCACATGCTGATGATGGGCGAGGACATTGCCGCCGACGCACTGGGCAACACCTCCAACCCCGACAAGATCGCCAGCCCGGACAACCTCAAGTTCTCCGAAAAGATGCGCACCCTGTTCATCGGCGAAGACAGCGGCAACCACGTGAACAACTTCCTGTGGGCCTACAACGCCGACACCAAGCAGCTCTCGCGCATCCTGTCGACCCCTGCCGGCGCGGAATCGACCGGCCTGCACGCGGTGGACGAGGCCAACGGCTGGACCTACATCATGAGCAACTTCCAGCACCCTGGTGACTGGAGCGCGCTGCACGCCAAGATCAAGGACCAGCTCGATCCGCTGATCAACGCCAACTACAAGAACAAGTTTGGCGCCTCGGTGGGTTACCTGACCGGCACCCCGCAAGCTGTGAAGCTGTAA
- a CDS encoding SpoVR family protein, translating into MNPSQYPVLARRKGSPHWKVPFSGDRSQRDVPATPRPAGQRPNQPLPDPSDWTFELIERYHAAIAATAERYGLDTYPNQLEVISAEQMMDAYASVGMPVGYRHWSYGKEFLATERRYRRGHMGLAYEIVINSNPCISYLMEENTTAMQALVIAHAAYGHNSFFKGNYLFGMWTDAGSIIDYLVYARDFISQCEEKHGIDTVEQWLDSCHALANLGVDRYRRPSKKTLARERAEREQREAYAQQQVNELWRTLPARPDKNSPAQHHERFPKEPEENLLYFIEKNAPLLEPWQREVVRIVRKIAQYFYPQRQTQVMNEGWATFWHYTLLNTLYDEGWLTDGVMIEWLSSHTNVIYQPPAGHRAYSGINPYALGFAMYRDIQRICEHPTDEDRRWFPDLAGTPWLPALHHAMQNYKDESFIGQYLSPKLMRDMRLFSIHDDASERELLVSAIHNEDGYRNLRQTLSQQYDLGAREPNIQVWNVNLRGDRCLTLRHTQYQGRPLSDDVQEVLKHAARLWGFGVQLESVNGDGTVPVLLHSVAAPPA; encoded by the coding sequence ATGAACCCGTCGCAATACCCCGTGCTGGCACGGCGCAAAGGCTCTCCGCATTGGAAAGTGCCCTTCTCCGGTGACCGTTCCCAGCGCGACGTGCCCGCCACGCCCCGGCCTGCTGGCCAGCGCCCGAACCAGCCCTTGCCCGACCCCAGCGACTGGACCTTCGAGCTGATCGAGCGCTACCACGCCGCCATTGCCGCGACGGCCGAGCGCTACGGACTGGACACCTACCCCAACCAGCTCGAGGTGATATCGGCCGAGCAGATGATGGACGCCTATGCCAGCGTCGGCATGCCCGTGGGCTACCGGCACTGGAGCTATGGCAAGGAGTTTCTGGCCACCGAGCGCCGCTACCGCCGCGGCCACATGGGCCTGGCCTACGAGATCGTCATCAACTCCAACCCCTGCATCAGCTACCTGATGGAGGAGAACACCACCGCGATGCAGGCGCTGGTGATTGCCCATGCGGCCTACGGGCACAACAGCTTTTTCAAAGGCAATTACCTGTTTGGCATGTGGACCGATGCGGGCAGCATCATCGATTACCTGGTCTATGCCCGCGACTTCATCTCCCAGTGCGAAGAGAAGCACGGTATCGATACCGTGGAGCAGTGGCTCGATTCCTGCCACGCGCTGGCCAACCTGGGGGTGGACCGATACCGCCGCCCGTCCAAGAAGACGCTGGCGCGCGAGCGCGCCGAGCGCGAGCAGCGCGAGGCCTATGCCCAGCAGCAGGTCAACGAGCTGTGGCGCACCCTGCCGGCGCGCCCCGACAAGAACAGTCCGGCCCAGCACCATGAGCGCTTTCCCAAGGAGCCCGAAGAGAACCTGCTGTACTTCATCGAGAAGAACGCGCCGCTGCTGGAGCCCTGGCAGCGCGAGGTGGTGCGCATTGTGCGCAAGATTGCCCAGTACTTCTACCCGCAGCGCCAGACCCAGGTGATGAACGAGGGCTGGGCCACCTTCTGGCACTACACCCTGCTCAACACCTTGTACGACGAGGGCTGGCTCACCGACGGGGTAATGATTGAATGGCTGTCATCGCATACCAATGTCATCTACCAGCCGCCCGCCGGCCACCGTGCCTACAGCGGCATCAACCCCTATGCACTGGGCTTTGCGATGTACCGCGACATCCAGCGCATCTGCGAGCACCCCACTGACGAAGACCGGCGCTGGTTTCCCGATCTGGCCGGCACGCCCTGGCTGCCGGCGCTGCACCATGCGATGCAGAACTACAAGGACGAGAGCTTTATCGGCCAGTACCTGAGCCCCAAGCTGATGCGCGACATGCGCCTGTTCTCCATCCATGACGACGCCAGCGAGCGCGAGCTGCTGGTCAGCGCCATCCACAACGAAGACGGTTACCGCAACCTGCGCCAGACCCTGTCACAGCAGTACGACCTGGGCGCGCGCGAGCCCAATATCCAGGTCTGGAACGTGAACCTGCGCGGCGACCGCTGCCTGACCTTGCGCCACACCCAGTACCAGGGCCGCCCGCTGTCCGACGATGTGCAGGAGGTGCTCAAGCACGCCGCGCGCCTCTGGGGCTTTGGCGTGCAGCTCGAAAGTGTGAACGGCGATGGCACGGTGCCGGTGTTGCTGCATTCGGTGGCGGCGCCGCCAGCTTGA
- a CDS encoding MurR/RpiR family transcriptional regulator — translation MGVIDQLRDRFASLSPSLQQVARYVLDHPNEVVTQSMRSVGQHAQVPPTTLVRFAQTCGFEGWNPFKQALTADMGLTGEVANAYGERARSLLGRAQDQQLTAEMFAMQRSNLDLTEQHSAARLTAAAQLLETADQVHVMGMRACFPVAFSLVYVYRLFRRSVHLLEGMGGVREMQLRAIDAGDALVAISFAPYSQETVHAVELARARGCKVLALTDSLASPLSLAADETLLFAVNSPSFFPSVTAAQALSESLLEVLVSRAGPQAVARIESAEGELHDSGIYVQPVRK, via the coding sequence ATGGGCGTAATCGACCAATTGCGAGACCGCTTTGCCTCCCTGAGCCCGTCGCTGCAGCAAGTGGCGCGCTATGTGCTCGACCACCCCAATGAGGTGGTGACGCAATCGATGCGCAGCGTGGGCCAGCATGCCCAGGTGCCCCCCACCACCTTGGTGCGCTTTGCCCAGACCTGTGGTTTTGAGGGCTGGAACCCGTTCAAGCAGGCGCTGACCGCCGACATGGGCCTGACCGGAGAAGTGGCCAACGCATACGGCGAGCGCGCCCGCAGCCTGCTGGGCCGCGCGCAGGACCAGCAGCTCACCGCCGAGATGTTTGCGATGCAGCGCAGCAACCTGGACCTGACCGAGCAGCACAGCGCAGCGCGCCTGACCGCCGCCGCCCAGCTGCTGGAGACGGCCGACCAGGTGCATGTGATGGGCATGCGCGCCTGCTTTCCGGTGGCCTTCTCGCTGGTCTATGTCTATCGTTTGTTCCGCCGCTCGGTGCACCTGCTCGAAGGCATGGGCGGCGTGCGCGAGATGCAGCTGCGCGCCATCGATGCGGGCGATGCACTGGTCGCCATCAGCTTTGCCCCCTACTCGCAGGAAACCGTGCATGCGGTGGAGCTGGCCCGCGCGCGCGGCTGCAAGGTGCTGGCCTTGACCGACAGCCTGGCCTCGCCCCTGTCGCTGGCGGCCGATGAAACCCTGCTGTTTGCCGTCAACAGCCCGTCCTTCTTCCCCTCGGTCACCGCCGCCCAGGCACTGTCCGAGTCGCTGCTGGAAGTGCTGGTCAGCCGCGCTGGCCCGCAGGCGGTGGCCCGCATCGAGTCGGCCGAAGGCGAACTGCACGACAGCGGCATCTATGTGCAGCCGGTACGCAAGTAA
- the trxC gene encoding thioredoxin TrxC, whose translation MTEDSLHIVCPHCHTTNRVQRAQLAQQPDCGSCHQPLFTGEPVALDADSFAKQLGRNHIPVVVDFWAPWCGPCLQMAPGYALAAKQLEPRLRFAKLDTEAYPHVAQPFNIRSIPTMVVFKGGQEAARISGALPPAEIVRWLQSVL comes from the coding sequence ATGACCGAAGACAGCCTGCACATTGTGTGCCCCCATTGCCATACCACCAACCGCGTGCAGCGCGCGCAGCTGGCCCAGCAGCCCGATTGCGGCAGCTGCCACCAGCCCTTGTTCACGGGCGAGCCTGTCGCGCTGGATGCCGACAGCTTTGCCAAGCAGCTGGGGCGCAACCACATTCCCGTGGTCGTGGACTTCTGGGCGCCCTGGTGCGGCCCCTGTCTGCAGATGGCGCCGGGGTATGCGCTGGCTGCCAAGCAGCTCGAACCCCGGCTGCGCTTTGCCAAGCTCGATACCGAGGCTTATCCGCATGTGGCCCAGCCCTTCAATATCCGCAGCATTCCGACCATGGTGGTGTTCAAGGGCGGCCAGGAGGCGGCCCGCATCTCCGGCGCGCTGCCGCCCGCTGAGATCGTGCGCTGGCTGCAGTCGGTCTTGTAA
- a CDS encoding endonuclease/exonuclease/phosphatase family protein, which produces MQILSWNVQWCCGLDGLADPARIVRHALAMGEGAGAGGIDVLCLQEVAVGHGALAGAPGDQVAQLQALLPGWQLFFAATTDGFDASGQRRSFGNLVASRLPVAEVAQHRLPWLAEAGVVSMPRGCLVVTVRDPVLGLVRVMCTHLEYHSASQRLAQVQALRAIHAQALAQLQALPAAASAATPYTTPVHTPHAVLCGDFNLHAGEAAYAALVALQDDGTPLWHDSWPLLHGSAPQPATFCVFDRSWGPTPVACDFALVSDSLRSHVRAWHSDSTTQLSDHQPVLITLA; this is translated from the coding sequence ATGCAAATACTGAGCTGGAATGTGCAATGGTGCTGCGGCCTCGATGGCCTGGCCGATCCGGCGCGCATCGTGCGCCATGCGTTGGCGATGGGCGAGGGCGCGGGCGCGGGCGGCATCGATGTGCTGTGCCTGCAGGAGGTCGCGGTGGGCCACGGCGCGTTGGCGGGCGCGCCGGGTGACCAGGTGGCGCAGCTGCAGGCGTTGCTGCCGGGCTGGCAGCTGTTTTTTGCCGCCACCACCGATGGCTTTGATGCCAGCGGCCAGCGCCGCAGCTTTGGCAATCTGGTGGCCAGCCGCCTGCCGGTGGCCGAGGTGGCGCAGCACCGGCTGCCCTGGCTGGCCGAGGCCGGTGTGGTGAGCATGCCCCGGGGCTGCTTGGTGGTGACGGTGCGTGACCCGGTGCTGGGCCTGGTGCGCGTGATGTGCACGCATCTGGAATACCACAGCGCCAGCCAGCGCCTGGCGCAGGTGCAGGCCTTGCGGGCGATCCATGCCCAGGCTCTGGCGCAGCTGCAGGCGCTGCCCGCTGCGGCATCGGCGGCCACGCCCTACACCACGCCGGTGCACACGCCGCACGCGGTGTTGTGTGGCGATTTCAACCTGCACGCCGGTGAGGCGGCCTATGCCGCGCTCGTGGCCTTGCAGGACGATGGCACGCCACTGTGGCATGACAGCTGGCCGCTGCTGCATGGCAGCGCGCCGCAGCCGGCCACCTTCTGTGTGTTTGACCGCAGCTGGGGCCCCACGCCGGTGGCCTGCGATTTTGCGCTGGTCAGCGACAGCCTGCGCAGCCATGTGCGGGCCTGGCACAGCGACAGCACCACGCAGCTGTCCGACCACCAGCCGGTGCTGATCACGCTGGCTTGA